From Shewanella acanthi:
GTTAGAGTGCAACTCCACTTCCGAGTTACTGAACATATCTTGAGTGTCCATGATTGACGCTTCAATCACGATATCCTTAGTCTCACCGGCGGCTAAGGTAAACTCACTTGGTGAAACTTTGATAGTTACACCATTTTGGACAACTTGATAATAAGAATCAGTGTTCCAGTTAAGCACATCGCCATTAGTAACACTCCAACTGCCGTCTTTAGTCGCCTTAATAGTACGAATCCATTGACACTTCGGCTTACATTCGAAGTTGACTAATTGCGGAAGATTGAGCTTATGTAATATTCCACCATTGTTAGGATCGGCCGCTTTAAAATTATCAACGGTTTCATCCATCACAAAGCCCGCATTCACCGCGTTAGCAACGTTAATACGACCGGTACCCGCACGATAGGTCGATGCTAACTTGACGTCCCCAGTCGCACTGTTCGAACGATGGTAGAAAACCTTGTTTTCAGCGGTCATCGCCAGTGCTGACTGGATTTCAGTCGCTGTCCAGCTGGGTTGTGCTTGACGCAGTAGTGCCATAGCACCTGCAACATGTGGCGATGCCATCGAAGTACCGCTTAAGAAGGCAAAGTCACCCGATGCAGCTGAAGAGCTGAATGGATGCTCGTCGGCAAAAGCAGCATAAATATTAACACCTGGAGCGGCGACCGCTGGAATAAGCGCTTCTGGAGTAGAATTACTTGGGCCGCGTGATGAGAATGGCGCTAACCAATCGGCACGAGCATCATCCATGGTACGTTCGATTTCAGTACCTGTGATGGTCAGAATATGGCCGCTGCCTTTGTTTAACCAATCGATTAAACCGTAACCTGCCATGCCGTTATCCCAACGACCGTCGTACTCTTCCTTGGTGATATGGATTGAAGGAATTGAGTAAGAAGCCGCAGGAACGATAGGGTCACCGATAGTGTAGTTGTACAGGATCATACCGTCGCCGCCGCCAGCTTTAACGTTGTCGGCTTTTACGCTACGGGCAGTACCATTGGTGTTAGTCAGACTATCACGTTGACAAACCACGATAACGTTTTCATCGGTTGGATTGCCATCAGCATCTTTTAAAACAAAAGTATCGGCAGGAAACGGCTTGGCACAGTATTGGTCGCCATATTTAGACGCAAGTACTACGCGGCCTGTTACGCCTTCTTTGTTGATTACACCACCGACGATTTCTGGCCAAGTAGGCACTTGCGCCCCGCCAACAGGATTCACCAATTTAGTGGTGATTTCCACTTCACGGGCGTGGGTCGATGCAGCAACGTTCATTAACCATGGTGATGCATGGTCGATTGCACCGAAGAACTCAGGGGCGCCACCATATTGACCAGAGTTCCCCGCTGCAACCGCAACAGAAATACCGGCTTCACGGGCGGAGAGGAAGGCGAGTTCCACGTCGTCAGCCCATGGATTTGACTCCTGACCACCGATAGAGAAGTTGATAACGTCAACACCATCTTTGATCGCATCTTCAATACCTGCAATCAAGGCTTCACCAGGACAGCCAGCTGTAAGCTGGTTATCAGGATGACACACTTGGTAAGCGATAATATTGGCATGTGGAGCCACACCGCTCATACGGGGGAATAATTTCTCTTTGATTACCGAACCATCAGATACCGCTTGTCCTGCATCAGGGCTTATATAATCAATATCAAACAATACGTTACCGGCAGCGGTAGAGGCAACGTGTGAACCGTGACCTTGGTAATCTTCACCTACTGCTGGGCGAGTCGCCCCAAAAACACCACTAGTGAAGTTATCGGTGATCACAGGATAAGAACGAACACCGATTAACTTGTCGTTACACATAGTTTCAAAACCATCCTTGGTACAGTCACCAACATACTTGCCTGGAGCCCAAGGGTTTTTATGTGTATAACCATCAGCGCCGGTTACGGCGAACGATGGGTGATCCGAGTTAATACCGGTATCGATGATACCAACAATAATCCCTTCACCTTTCATTCCATCGCCGTTATAGGCAACGGTATCGGCCGCAGCAACCCCCGTCCAAATCTTATCGGCTTGGATAAGCTCTGGACCCGCATCAGATAGGAGTTCATAGGTTTTAGAACGACGAACAGATGACACGTTGGCCAATTGAGAAACACGTTGTGCTTCTTCCTGTGTCATGGTCATCGAGAAACCGTTTACCGCATTGGTAAACTGCTGACGAACTTGACGCGCACCAACGGTTGACTGAATGTCCGCAATCACTTGTTTTTGGCTAGATAACAATTGTGAGCGATAACTTTGTACTGCGCTGCTTGCTGGCTGACCAGCAACAAAAAGCTTGGAAGTCTTAGCCAATTTTGCTGATGAATTATCCGTGCTTAATAACGCTGCACTGAGCTGCGCCAAAGGCTTTTGATTAAGACGTACAATATAAACCTGCTCACCAGTCAACCCCTCTTCAAACTGAAACTTATTTGCCTGCTGATTGATTTGAATGTTGAGACCTTTGCCTAGAGCACCGTCTTCGACGCTTACTTTTGGAGCATTTATTGCTGCAATTTGCTCAGGTGTTAACTGCAACCCTCTTAGTTTATGCACTTCGCCAATGCTAGCAGCTGCCTGCATAGCTCCAGCGCCATAAAGGGCGGCAGCAATAGTACAAGTTAGTAACTTAATCTTCACTTTGCTTCTCCGTTATTGTTATAGCTAGCCGTTGATTACGGCCAAGCTGCCTTTCGGCGTCCCCATCTAAACATTCGGCAAAGTGAATTGGGCAGTGCTTTTTAGTAGCAATTTGTACACTTTGATAACAATCACATCAAAAAACTTAACATGTGTGTAGCAATTGAAACGATGTATCATTTTGTAGCACATCGAATAATTATGCTTAAATATCGCCAACAAAGTGATAGGCTGAGTTTCGTCTTAATGAGGTTTAACAATACATTTGAACTACATTGGGGATTTACTAAGAAGTGACAATTCGAGTCATAAAAGCAACATTGCTCTCAGTACTGCTACTCGGTAGCAGCGCTAAGCTGCAAGCTAAAGATGTTGAGTCGGTCTCTCCAGGTGACTGGCAAATTTCGTTAGCTGCGGGCTATGGTGCGCTGGAAAATCCACGGGCTAAAGTCAAAAACATTAGCACTTGGGTATTACCTAGTTGGTATTACTATGGCGAGGATTTTTATGTCGAGAATTTCACCTTAGGATATAGCCTGTATGAATCGAACAATTTTATTGTCGATCTACAGACTCGCTTTAATGAGGATGGTTTTTTCTTTGAATTCGATGGACTGAATAAACTATTACTGAGCGATATATTAGGTTACACACCTGTGAAACTGCCACTTAACCCTAAAGCCGTGAAGTTTGAGGATATTGAGCGAAATCTTTCTTATCTCGGTGGTA
This genomic window contains:
- a CDS encoding S8 family serine peptidase — protein: MKIKLLTCTIAAALYGAGAMQAAASIGEVHKLRGLQLTPEQIAAINAPKVSVEDGALGKGLNIQINQQANKFQFEEGLTGEQVYIVRLNQKPLAQLSAALLSTDNSSAKLAKTSKLFVAGQPASSAVQSYRSQLLSSQKQVIADIQSTVGARQVRQQFTNAVNGFSMTMTQEEAQRVSQLANVSSVRRSKTYELLSDAGPELIQADKIWTGVAAADTVAYNGDGMKGEGIIVGIIDTGINSDHPSFAVTGADGYTHKNPWAPGKYVGDCTKDGFETMCNDKLIGVRSYPVITDNFTSGVFGATRPAVGEDYQGHGSHVASTAAGNVLFDIDYISPDAGQAVSDGSVIKEKLFPRMSGVAPHANIIAYQVCHPDNQLTAGCPGEALIAGIEDAIKDGVDVINFSIGGQESNPWADDVELAFLSAREAGISVAVAAGNSGQYGGAPEFFGAIDHASPWLMNVAASTHAREVEITTKLVNPVGGAQVPTWPEIVGGVINKEGVTGRVVLASKYGDQYCAKPFPADTFVLKDADGNPTDENVIVVCQRDSLTNTNGTARSVKADNVKAGGGDGMILYNYTIGDPIVPAASYSIPSIHITKEEYDGRWDNGMAGYGLIDWLNKGSGHILTITGTEIERTMDDARADWLAPFSSRGPSNSTPEALIPAVAAPGVNIYAAFADEHPFSSSAASGDFAFLSGTSMASPHVAGAMALLRQAQPSWTATEIQSALAMTAENKVFYHRSNSATGDVKLASTYRAGTGRINVANAVNAGFVMDETVDNFKAADPNNGGILHKLNLPQLVNFECKPKCQWIRTIKATKDGSWSVTNGDVLNWNTDSYYQVVQNGVTIKVSPSEFTLAAGETKDIVIEASIMDTQDMFSNSEVELHSNLVFTETSGNASEAHWPVVFKYDKNSMPANLLATAHRNDANVVFKGITLPEGDSIHGRVFEPVKADVKTVVLPKDDDAYFPWASTGDAGVPMEQRIDEATHVEMIDVPAGSRRLMVEVLGNIKTELLPGDFDRGNANVYVGKDYNGNGKADPFEELLCLSNDSLYNNFCNINQPDEGTYWVMLYNPRKGTAQNGYNGGMEETFQFATSVVSDQVASNMSIDVPASNGTDTVDVTLNWDIPEMVEGDIYYSLVDFGTSAVNAGNIGKVALKLVRGVNDVHLDVPQTGALPGNQIPFTFEVQPNDSGADRAFSIVATIPEGLKLKAEDILSSSKAIVQNVKFEDGKLIISGVQPNTADVYAHYELSTNETDPMCRTPDFGNKNPGGYVNLEEFAIYPSFSGFEPTVIGDNGRATPGNTNAIRFSNNPVEIPVSTLFSGDYTGYHLYNNAEAMNAYHKNSLRIFGTGIVALYGGNFSLWHDIFSYNRSPYSSLGILWRAYGLGAGATQEFMSVPLINTSSERAGITLASTSTGWGILEYDNARSYKSLGLDAQRVYQWEESDDRFDFELIFNVNTRFGDGQYEMMMAYDNIDFGSKDDRGSIGIQGFKGPLTKIGPDRGYKGEQYAWNGLKDKIRNGLVLCYDYVGPESSQFEVTAWTTVKNNTAGKVLTVDAVSKVDGMADINMTHSITVPGNITVASIANQSIAENTSLEGLKVFYADEHNSVNTISVTGDNITAVVDGHTSGSSVKITPKKNFYGDVEVTVTVSDVENPADKDSTTFMLHVESDGKKTTETNETNETPVEETESSSGGALGGLSMLLALGAMIRRRTR
- a CDS encoding MipA/OmpV family protein; translation: MTIRVIKATLLSVLLLGSSAKLQAKDVESVSPGDWQISLAAGYGALENPRAKVKNISTWVLPSWYYYGEDFYVENFTLGYSLYESNNFIVDLQTRFNEDGFFFEFDGLNKLLLSDILGYTPVKLPLNPKAVKFEDIERNLSYLGGINATWVARYLDVSLGYYHDITGLHQGNEIQLRVKHSQRFQWGALGFEIGAIRKSDNLIGYYYDLTSEEQGPLRTNFEPKPTTNLHVRSVINVPLMEQVNFVGILEYTWLGQGITDSVLIDKDSYASGFVGISYAF